The sequence below is a genomic window from Thalassobaculum sp. OXR-137.
GGGCCCAGCGTGGTGCGCCGGATCACGCCGGAGGATCCGGAGCTGCGCTCGGTGGTCTGCCTCCGGGGCACTGCGACCGCCCTGGCGATCTCCGACGATTACGACGCGTTCGTGCGCCGGCCCACCGGGGTGGTCGAGCGGGACGTCGGCCACCGGGTCTTCCGGGTCGATGTCGACCGCCCCATCGACGACGGGCGGAGCTGGCAGCTCGGCCTCTACATCGCCCATCGTCTGAAGGCCGCGGGCCGGCTCGCCGAGGACGATGAGCCGGCGGCCGGCATCGTCTGGGCCACCGGCACCGTCTCCGCCGACCTGGCGATCGGACCGGTGGAGCGGGTGGCGGAGAAGGCGCGCCGCTCGGCCGACTTGATGGCGGTGGGGGTGCCCGTGCTCGCCGTCGCCGCCCCGGTCCATGCCGACGCCCTACCCGACCTGGCGGAGCCGCTCGCGGCGGCGCGGGTGGAGGAGGTTCTGGCCCATCTCGGCCTGGCGGCGCCCAAGGTCCGGCGTGGCGATCCGAGGCGGCGCGCCGGGGCCGCCGTGGCGCTGCTCCTGGCTGTCGGCGGCGGCTTCTGGGCCCTCCGGCCGGACGGTGAGGCAGCGCGCAGCCCGCCCGACGCCGTCCCGTCGGCGGAGGCATCCGCATCGCCGATGCCCGCCGGGCCGCCGGCCTTCGATGCCGGGGCCGTGGCCTTCGAGGTGCTGGAGGCGCGGATGGCCGGCGACGGTTGCGGCACCGGGCATCCCGTCGATCCGGCGGTGGTCTCCGTTGCCGGGGTCTGTGCGGTGGCGTTCCGCGCGACCAATACCGGGGGCGGGCCCGTGCGGCTGTGGCTGTATGGGGCCGTCCAGGGGGGCGTGCGCGAATACGCCTCGCGCCGGCGCCACACCGAACTGGCGGTCGGGACCCTCGATCCCGGCGCGAGCGGCACAGTCCGGGTGCAGCCGCCGGACTGGGCGCGGCGCCCGATCGTGGTGCGCGGCTTGCTGGTTCTGGCCGAGGGCGACCGGCCACAGGTCGACGGTGCGCTTGCCGGTATCGACCTGCTGTCGGCCGGCGAGGTCGACACGCTGGTCGCCGGACTGCGCGATCTGGACGTGGAGGTGCGAGAAATTTTTCATCGGGTGACGCCGGCACGCTGAAAACCGGCCCTGGGCTGTCCATGGCGATGGAGATCACCCCGCTCGCCGCAGGAGGCAGCCATGGGCAAAGCCGGGCTCCGTTCCGTTTCCGCCGTCGCGCCAGCCGTCACCCTGGCCGTGACCCTGGCTGCGGCCTTGGCCGCCTGCGCCGTGCCGCCTCCGCCGGCGGCGGAGGGGATCGGCTATCGCGAGGCGCGGTTCGCCGAGGTGGAGGCCATGCGGGCCTACCGGTCCTGCCGCGACGAGGGACTGGCTCTGGACCGGCAGGCGCGCGCGTCCGGCGATGCCGTCCGCTACCTCGCGGTCGCCCGACTGCTGGAGGGCTGCGAGGCGGATCTCGGTGCCGCGGCCGCCCAGCTCGATCTGGAAGAGCGCATGCGCGCCTACGCGGTGGCGGTGCAGAGCCGACTGAAAGGCGGCGACGTGGCGGGCGCGCGCGCCGGTCTGGATCGGTTCGCGGAGGCGTTTCCGGCCCGCGACCTGTACTTCGAGGACGGGGCGTCCTTCCTCGACAGCCTGCGGGCGGTGGTCGCGGCGGAAAGCGGGCGGGGCAGCGTGCCGCGCCCGCTGGCCGAGGAACTGGCCCGGATCGAACGGTGGCACCGATGAGGGCGCTCCGGAGCGTGCGGCTTGCTGTGCTGGCGGCCCTGGTCTGCGCCGCCGCGGGGATGCGGCCGGGATCGGCCCAGGAACCGCCGAGCTGGGCCCCGGTGGCGAGCGAGACGCTTGTGCGCTTGCCGACTTTCTCTCTGGAAAAGGCGGTGGAGCGGGATTTCCGCGACTCCTCCCTGGCCGATGCCCTGCGCGACACGGCGGCGGCCGCGGACGGCGCCGCCGGGTCCCTGGCTGCTCTTCAGGCGGCGGCCGAGGCCACGTCGGGGCCGGAGCGTGACGCGGCGCGCCATCGCTTCCTGGTCGCCAAGCAGGATTACGTGGCCCTGATGGGCGCGCGTCAGGATCTGGAGCGCCGGCGGATCGAGACCGAACTCGGCCTCTACAGGCGGCTTCTGGAGCGGGTGACCCGTGCCGGATCGCCGGCCGGCGATCCGGCGCTGGCGGATCTTGCGGACCGGCGCCAGGCGGCGCAGCGGCGGCTCGAGGCGAGTGCCGAGGCCGTCGACATGAAGCTATTCGCCGCGTCCGCGGCACCGGAGAGCCGATACGGGCGCGAGTACCGCATCCAGGCGGCCGCCATCGACGGTCTGCTGGCGGCGATCGACGCCCATCCGATGAACGCCGCGCCCGTCGTGGACGGCCGCGACCTCGGCAAGGCCGAGTATCTGGCGCACCTCATCGCCGAGGCGGAGAGCGGACTGGCCCTGCTCGATCAGAAGGATCTGGTGCTGGCCTATATGGCGAAGCTGGTGGCGCTGGACGCGATGGCTCTGGCCGACGAGGTGGAGACCCGGCCCCAGGGCGGTGCGACGGGTGCTGGCCGACCGCCCGATCTGCGCGACCCGAGCGCGGCGGTCGGTTTCTTCACCGCCCCGCAGTGAGCTCGGCTTGCCCAGGTCCCGACTTGCTCAGGTCCAGGTTGGGCCCGCTCCAGGTCTTCGCTGTCCGGAGGTCCTGTCGACATAAGGAGGAAGCCATGGTGCCGATGATCCCGTTCGTTCTCGCCGTGTTGTTGTTCCTGATCCCGGGCGGGGCCGCCTCGGCCGATGCGCTGGAAAGCCTGGAGCGGGAGCGGGCCAGGCTGCTCGTCACCCTGCTCGACCCGGACCGGGAGGCGGCGGCCCGGCAGAGCGCGGTGGAGGTCGCCCGGCGCCGGTTGATCGACCTGGAGCGGATCGCCCTGCGCGACCCGAAGACGGCGGCCGACACCCGGCCGATCGCCCGGCGGGCCTTCGCCGATTACGACCTGACGTTCCTCGCCCACGCCTCGCTCGAGCGGGACATGGCGGTGCTCGACCTCTGGCTCGAGCGGGTCGGCCTGTCGACCGCGCGGATCATGGCCGCCCGGGTGGGACGGCGGTGATGCGGCCGGGCGCGGTTCCGGCCCGGCCCGGGCCGGGGGAGGTGTCGCGGGCGCTGGCGATCCTGCTGGCGGCGGTGAGTATCGGTCTCGCCCTTGCGGTCTGGACGACCGGCGACCGGCCCTCGGCGCTCGCTCTGCAGGCGGAGCGGGTGACCGGGCCGGTGTTCATCGCCGGTGTCCTGCTCCTGACGCTGATCGCCCTGGTGGCGGCCGTCCGGCTGCATCGCAATCCCGGCGACCGGACCTGGCGCGCGCTGGGACTGCAGGCCGCCTCGGGGATCGCCACCCTGGCCCTGACCTTCACCCTGCTGGGCATCGGTCTCGGCATCTCCAGCCTGTCCAGCGCGCCGATCGGGCCGGACACGGTCGCGGGGGTGATCGCCACCCTGACCGGCCGGTTCGCCCTGGCCTTCGCCACCACCGTGGTCGGGCTGCCCCTGGCCGCCTCGCTGCGCGCCGTGCTGCTGGTGCTGGCCTCCCGCCGGCCCGGGGCGCAGGAGCGGGGGGACACACCGTGAAGTTCGTCCTGTTCAACGCCGTGGTGGGCGCGGCCCTGGCCTATCTGATCCTGGCGGAGCGCGGCCAGACCCCTGCCGACTGGGTGCCGGATCCCCGGCAGCGCGTGGCGGAAGCGGTGGCTCCGGCGTCCTCTGGGGCCGATCTCCCGGTTGCGGTCGGTCCCGCGCCGCAGCCGGATCGGTCTCCATCGGGCGAACCTGCGGCCCCGGCACCGGACTCGGTCTCGCAGGGGCCGGGCGCGCCGGCGGGACGTCCGGGTGAACCCCGACCGGACCCTCCTCCGTCGGCAGGTCCCCCGCCTGACGGGCCGAGGTCCGACCCGGTGCAGGCATTGCTCCATGACCTGCCGGCGCGGGATTTGCCGGACCGCCTGCGCGACCTCGCCCGGACCATGGAGAGCCGGTTCCTCGCCGGCATGAAGTGAATGGCGGCCGCCGAGGATACGGCGCCCGAGGAGAAGGCGCCGAAAGTGACGGCGCCCGACGCACCGGCCGTCTTGCAACACGCCTCCGGCCTGTGGGCCCCGGTCCTGCTGGCCCTGGTTCTTGGCGCTCTGGTCTTTCTCGCCCGGAACCCGGCCGGGCCGCCCCCTCGATCCAGTCCGCCGCCGGTCGCCTCGGTCCATCCGATGCCGCGGGCGATGGCTTTGACCGGGATCGGCCTGCCGCCGCCTCCGATCCCGGCGGGCGCGGCCGCGTCGGCGCCTGCACCCGCCCGCCCGCCCGCGGAGCCGGCCGCTTCCGGATCGCCCGAGAGCCCCAGCCGGGAGGCCGGGACCGCTGCCGGGGCGGCGCTGCTCCGGGCCTTGTCGTCCGGGACGGGCCCGACCCTGACCCTGCTCTGGCCGCCGTCGCCGGCGGACCGGCGGCGGATCGCCGACCATCTCGCCCGCTGCGGCGGCCTGGTCGTGGCGCTGATGGCGGCGGGACGGCTTTGGCGGCTGGAGGATCCGCCGGGCCGGCCTTGGACCGGTCGCGACGGCTATTCCCCGCTGCTCCGCCGGGCGGACGCTCTCGCCGCCGCCGGCTCGGGACGGCTGGCGCAGCGGATCCGGACCCATCACGGGAGGCGGGACGGCACGCCGGTGGCCTTGCTGGCGCGGGACTTCGATGCCCGTCTGCTCGGCGGTCTCGCCCGGCTGGCCGGCCCCGGCGCGACGGCCCTGTCCGCCGCCTATGCGGTGGACGGGGACCTGCTCGTGCTTGCCGATATCCGCATCGACGGCCGGCCGGCCGGCTCATCGTCCGGCGACCGGGTCGCGCTGGGGAGGCTCGGGCAATGCGACTGATCCGGGCGGCGCCGATAGGGCGGGGTCTCGGCCTCGCCCTGCTCCTGGGCGTGTCGGCCTGCATCGCGGTTCCCGCGCCGGATCCGGGCGGGGAGGGGCCGACTCCGGACTTCTGGCGCGCCCCCCGTCCTGCGTGGCGATCCTGCCGGCCGCCGCGTCGGGAGAGATCGCGGCCCGGGTCGCCGAGCACGCCTTGACCCGGCACCTGTCCGGCCGGGTCGATACCGTCATCGGGCCCGAGGCGCGCGACCGTCTGACCCGCCGGCTGGCCCTCGATCTGGCGCCCGCCGCTTTTCCTGAATTTTCGCAAGACGCATCCCTCGATTCCGGCGTTCCATACGACGATTTTCGTGTCACCGAACGCCAGTCGGTGGAACGAAAACGTTTCGCCGAGCGGGTCGGATGCGGCCATGGTGCCGAGCTGTCGGTGCACGCGACCCGCACCTTCGCGGTCGTCTGGAGCGTGGCGCAGGTCGATCTGGCGCTGCGACTCGTGGACCTGCGCCACGGCGTCACCCTGTGGCGGTCCCGGCATCGGGCGAGCCGCGGCGCGGGCGGCGTGCCGGCCTCGCCTGTCGGTCTCGCGCTGGCCCTGGGGCAGGCCGGGCTTTTCGTCGCCGACCGGGACCTGCTGGCCTCGGTCCTGGACGACGGGCTGCGGGCGGTGCTGCGCGATCTGCCGGACATGCGCGGTCACCCGCACTCCCCGCCGCCGGTCCCGCCGCCGCCCGGTCCAATCCCTTGATTCCGCAAAGCCGGGGGCGGATCATGGCCGACGGCTTTGCAAATTTCGACCGAGGTGACGGGCATGTCCGGCGGCGCGTCTGGCCACATGGGCTCTGGCAGCATGAACTGGGACGACCTGCGCTACTTCCTGGCGGTGGCGGCGGAGGGCAGCCTGTCGGCGGCGGCGCGGACCCTGCGGGTCAACCCGGCCACGGTTAGCCGTCACATCGACGCGCTGGAGGCCCGGTTCGAGGTTCGGCTGTTCGACCGGCGCCAGGACGGCTACGGCCTCACCGAGGCGGGCGAGAAGCTGGCGGGTCGCGCCCGTGCCATCGAGACCGAGATGTTCGGCCTCGCCCGCGCCTTCGACGCCGAGGACCGGGGGCTGACCGGCACGGTGGCCGTGACCTCCACCGAGTCCCTCATCGTCCCGTTTCTCATCCGTAACCTGCCGCTGCTGCAGGATCGCCACCCGGGCATCCGGCTGCAGGTCGTCAACGAGTACCGCTTCCTCAACCTGTCGCGCCGCGAGGCGGACGTCGCCATCCGCATGGCCCGGCCGGAGCAGGGCGACCTGGTGATCCGCCGCATCGGCACGCTCGGCTTCGGCCTGTACGCGTCGTCCGCCTATCTGGAGACCCATGGAATGCCGGCCGCGCCCGGCGATCTGGCCGGACACGCGGTGATCGACTGGCTGGACGGGTTTCCGGAGAACGCGCCGGTGAGCTGGCTGCGTCAGCAGATGGGCGGGCGGCCGCCGGCCTTCGCCACCAATCCGGCCAGCGCCCGCCTCGCCGCCGCCCGGGCGGGGATCGGCATCGCCCTGGTGCCCTGCATGGTGGGCGACGAAGCCCGCGATGTCGTCCGGGTGCTGCCCGGCACCGAGATCCCCGGCGTGGACCTCTGGCTGCTGGTCCACCGCGACCTGTCGAAGCTAGCGCGGATCCGCGCGGTGCTGGACTTCATCCACGAGCGCGCCCAGGCCGAGGCCGACCGGATCGCCGGCAGGACCGCGCCCCGATCCTGACCCCGGGTCGGAGCGATTACCGGCCGCTCGTGGCATTCCTCACGGCATTGCGAGTTGATCGCTGCCACCCTGCCACTTTGAATTCCTGAAGTGCTGCTACTCGCACATGTGACAGACACCTTCGAGCGATGGGGCTGTGGATGTGATGTGGACAATTTTTGGCCTTCGGAATCATAGGCGATCCGCCGAAACCGACTTGGATTTTAAAGTTAAAAATTCGCCGGATCGTCGGTTGAGCGAAAAGCGGCGGGTTTCTCCCCTTGGTGGCCTTTCGGCGCTTCGGCACATATCCACAGGCTGGACCGGGTTTTTTCTGTTGGCGGCGCTGGTCTTAACCCCCGTCGCGCAGGCCCAGGTGCAGGTCCAGACCGGGTCCCCGATCGAGGTCGATCTGGAACTGGTTTTCGCCTCGGACGGGTCGGGATCGATCGACGACGAGGAGCTCCGTTTCCAGCGTCAGGGCTATGCCGCGGCCCTTGCCGACCAGCGGGTGCAGGACGTGATCGCCGCCGGTCCGCTCGGCCGGATCGCGGTGGCCTTCGTGGAATGGGGCGCGCCGGAGAGCCAGCACACCATCGTCGACTGGACCGTCATCGCCGGCCGCGACGACGCCCTGGCTTGGGGCGCGAAGCTGCTGGCGGCCCCTCGGGCGGCCTATGGCTACAACTCGATCAGCGAGGCCATCGCCTATTCCGCCGACCTGATCCGCACCAACGACATTCAGGGTGCCCGCAAGGTGATCGACCTGTCCGGCGACGGCCCGCAGATCGGCGGCCGGCCGCTCGCCCTGATCCGCTCGATGGCCGTCGCCGACGGCATCACCATCAACGGGCTGGTCGTCGCCAACCGCAATGTGCGCACCGGGCCGAGCGGCGAGCCGCTGGAGGAGCATTACGAGATGGACGTGATCGGCGGACTCGGCGCCTTCGTCGTGGTGGCGACCGAAGAGAGGGGCTTTACCCAGACCGTGCTGGCGAAGATGGTGCGGGAGATCGCCGACGCCCGGCCGACGGGTGCGGCGACGCAATTTGCCCAGGACACGCCGGATGAGCGCTGACGAACCGATTGCCAAATCCCTCGACGTGCGCGGCCTGAAATGTCCGCTGCCGGTGCTGAAGGCGCGCAAGACGATCGGACAGGTCGAGATCGGGGCGCTGCTGGAGGTGCTGGTCACCGATCCGGCGGCGGTGCTGGATTTCCGCCACTACGCCCGCCAATCCGGCCACGAACTGGTCGCGGCGGAGGAGGGCGAGGTCCTACGCTTCGTCCTGCGCCGCACGAGCTGAGACCGGGCGGACGCCGCGGTCCCGAGAGCTCCGATCGCCCAATAACCGACTTCCTGGACCCCTCCGGCCCTTCGCCGGAGGAGATCAAGGACCGTGCTCCGTCTACCGGGTGCCACGGTCCTGGATCTCCCCTCCCGGACGGGGTCCGGAAGGTCCGTCCAGGCAGTCGCGTTGGGAGAAGTCGCGTTGGGAAATGGGGCGAGGCGGCTACGCCGGTCTCGGCGCATGCTGTCGGCTCTCCTGCATTCCTGCATTTTCCCGACTTCCTGGACGTCCTGCCCGGACTCCGTCCGGGTGGGGCGATCCAGGATCGTGGCACGTCGCTGCCAGTGCCACGATCCTGGATCTCATCCGACCTTGCGGCCGGAGGCGTCCAGGAAGGCGCTGTGAGGGAAAAGATTGAAGGATCGCCGGGAGAGGCGTGTCCCTTCGATTTGCGCGCCTTCCCAATCCGCACCGCCCGCGACTATGGTGCGCGCGGGAGGAACCAAATAATGACCAATGACGAAACGCCCAAGGGCCTCGGACGCGGCCTGACCAACTACGGCGACAACGAGTTCAGCCTCTACCTGCGGCGCTCCATGGCCTCGTCCATGGGCTACAGCCGCGAGATGCTGGACAAGCCCGTGGTCGGGATCTGCTCCTCGGGGAGCGGCTTCAACAACTGCCACCGGCTGATGCCGGAACTGGTCGAGGCCACCAAGCGCGGGGTGCTCGCCGCCGGCGGCCTGCCGATCGAGTTCCCGACGATCTCCCTGGGCGAGACCTTCCTGAACCCGACCTCCCTGATGTACCGCAACCTGATGAGCATGGACGTGGAGGAGATGATCCGCGCCCAGCCGATGGACGCGGTCGTGGTGATCGGCGGCTGCGACAAGACCCTGCCGGCCCAGCTCATGGGGGCGGCCAACGCGGAAGTCCCGGTGGTCTACTGCGCCGTCGGCCCGATGCTGACCTCGCCCTATGACGGCGAGCGCCTGGGCGCGTGCACCGACTGCCGCCGGTTCTGGGGCAAGTACCGCGCCGGCGAGGTGTCGGACGAGGGCATCAAGCGGATCGAGGGCAGCCTCGCCACCACCGCCGGCACCTGCGCCGTCATGGGCACGGCCAGCACCATGGCCTGCATCGCCGAGGCCCTGGGCATGACCCTGCCGGGCACCGCTTCCATCCCGGGGGTCCATGCCGACCGCCTGCGCGCCGCCGAGGCATCGGGCGTGCGCGCCATGGAACTGGCGCTCGCCAAGGGCGACGACCGGCTGCTGCCGCGCGACATCATCACCGAGAAGTCGGTGGAGAATGCCCTGCGCGTTCTGCTCGCCATCGGCGGGTCGACCAACGCCATCGTCCACCTGACCGCCATCGCCGGCCGTCTCGGCATCCCCGTCGATCTCAACCGGCTGAACGTGATGTCGGACGAGACCCCGGTGCTGGTCGACCTGAAGCCGACGGGTGCGCATTACATGGAGGACCTGTTCGCCGCCGGCGGGCTGGTCGGCGTGCTCCACGCCCTGCGGCCGCTGCTGCATCTGGACACGGTGAGCGTCACCGGCGAGACCCTGGGCGACCGGCTGGATGCGGACAAGACCTGGATCGACCACAACATCGTGCGCACCTTCGAGGAGCCGTTCCAGGACAAGGGCGGCCTGGTCGCCCTGTTCGGCTCGCTCGCCCCGCGCGGCGCGATCCTCAAGCGCTCGGCGGCCGATCCGACCCTGTTCGAGAAGGAAGGCCGGGCGGTGGTGTTCTCCAGCCTGGCGGACCTGGCGGCGCGGATCGACGATCCCGACCTGGACGTCAATCCCGACGACTTCCTGGTGCTGCAGAATGCCGGCCCGAAGAGCCCGGCGGCGATGCCGGAGGCGGGCTACCTGCCGATCCCGAAGAAGCTGGCCCGCGCCGGGGTGAAGGACATGGTCCGCATCTCCGACGCCCGCATGAGCGGCACGGCCTTCGGCACCATCGTCCTGCACGTCACCCCGGAAGCCGCCGATGGCGGCCCGCTCGGCGTGGTGCGCACCGGGGACCGCATCCGGATCTCGGTGGAGAACCGCTCCATCGACCTGCTGGTGGACGACGCGGAGATCGCGAAGCGCCTGGAGGAGATCAAGCCGGAGACGGTGCAGCCGACCCACAAGCGCGGCTATCGGAACCTATACATGAACACGGTCACCCAGGCCGATCAGGGCGTCGATTTCGACTTCCTGGTCTGGAAGGACTGACAAGAAACGATCCCGAGGGAGATATACGCATGTCCGAGATCCAGACCGAATTCGTGATGGAGCTGAAGCTCAGCGTCGACCTGCCGCTGGCGGCGATCGGCAATACCCAGTACGGCGACCGGCGCATCGCGCGGGTCAAGGGCGGCACCTTCGAGGGGCCGAACCTCAAGGGCACCGTGCGCGACGGCGGCGGCGACTGGATCCTCAACCGGACCGACGGGGTCACCCAGCTCGACGTGCGGCTGATCCTCGACACCGAGGACGGCACGCCGATCTACATGACCTACAAGGGCCTGCGCCACGGCCCCAAGGAGGTCATGGACCGGATCGCCGCCGGCCAGCCGGTGGATCCCTCGGAGCTGTATTTCCGCACCGCGCCGTTCTTCGAGACCGCCGCCGACGGCCCCTATGCCTGGATGAACAGGGCGGTGTTCGTGTCCACCGGCGACCGCAAGCCGGAAGGGCCGGTCTACCGGGTGTTCAAGGTTCTCTGACGGCGGGCCAGGGCGTGGCCCGGCACTCCGTACATTGATCTTCGGCTGACGGCTTGCCAAGCTGGCGGGGACCCACCTCTCGACCACTCCCCCGCCAGCATTGGAGACCGTCATGACCGGCGCCACGCGCTATGACCCCCGTCAGTTCAAGGCCCTGACCTGGTTCGACGCGACCGACGCCTTCGCCAAGGGCAGCGACACGCCGCGCGACTATCTGGAGCGCTGCCTGGAGACGGTCGACGCCCGCGAGCCGGTGGTGAAGGCCTTCGCCGCGCTGAACCGGGAGAGCGCGCGCGAGGCCGCCGACGCCAGCACCGCGCGCTGGAAGGACGGCAAGCCGCTGTCTCCCATCGACGGCATGCCGGTCGGCATCAAGGACCTGCTGGAAACCAAGGACATGCCCACGCAGCTCGGCTGCGAGGCGATGACCGGGAACTTTCCCAAGAACGACAACGCGGCCGTCTGGGCGCTGCGCCAGGCCGGCGCGGTGATTTTCGGCAAGACCGTGACGGCGGAGCTGGGCGGCAACCATCCGGGGCCGACCACCAACCCGTTCGATCCGGCGCGTACGCCGGGCGGATCGTCCTCCGGCTCGGCGGCGGCGGTGGGCGCGGGCTTCATGCCGGCGGCCATCGGCTCCCAGGTCGGCGGCTCGATCATCCGGCCGGCGGCGTTCTGCGGCAACTTCGCCCTGAAGCCGAGCCAGGGCGGCATCCATCGCGGCGAGCGCCAGGCCACCTCCATGAGCACCCACGGCCCCCATGCCGGCTCGATCGAGGACATGTGGCAGGTCGCCATCGAGGTGGCGAGCCGCTGCGGCGGCGATCCGGGCCGCGCCGGCCTCCAGGGGCCGAAGACCACTCCGCAGGCGATCAGGCCGAGCCGGCTGATCCTGCTGGAGACCGACGGCTGGGCGCGCACCGATGCGGACAGCCACAAGGCGATGGCGGGCCTGCTGGACCGGCTGCAGGCGGCCGGGGTGGAGATCCTGCAGCGCGGCGATCATCCGCTGATCGAGAGCCTGGAGCAGTCCCTGGTGGGGGCCGGCGACCTCGCCAACACCATCACCGCCTGGGAGAACCGCTGGACCCTGCGCAACCTGATCGACAACAAGGGCGAGGGGGTGAGCGAGCGGATCAAGGCGCGCATCGGCGCGGTGGAGGCGTTGAGCCCGGACGACTACCGCCAGCTCCTGTGGCGCCGCGAGGGACTGCGCGCCGCCTGGCGGGCGCTCGGTCCGGTCGCCGACGCGTTCCTGACCTTCTCCTGCCCGGGTCCGGCGCCGCTGTGGCCGGGCGACATCCCGGGTCAGCCGCTCGCCAAGCAGCCGACCGGCGATGCGGTGTTCAACACGCCGAGCTCGCTCGCCGGCGCGCCGGCGGTGACCATGCCGATGCTGGCGGTGAACGGGTTGCCGGTGGGCGTCCAGGTGATGGGCCAGGAGGGCGACGACGCCCGCATGACTGGCCTGGCACGCTGGATCAGCGGCACCCTCGATCCGGTGATCGTGGGATAGGGCGCTCCCCCAACCCCCACCCCAAACCCGACTTCCTGGACGTCCCGGCCCTCTGCCGGGGCGATCCAGGATCCTGTGATGAACGCCCGGGCACGGTCCTGGATCGGCCCTGCGGGACCGTCCAGGAAGTCGTGTGGGTTAAAGCGAGCTTCAGAACCCCACCGTCTCGCCCTTCTGGTCCACCAGTTCCCCGCTGCGCGCAGGGGTGAGCCCGTCGACAACCGCCAGCAGTTCGGCCGCTGCGGTTTCCGGCGGGCGGACCTCCAGCCCGGCCTTGGCGAAGGGGGCCGACAGGCCGGTGTCGACCGTGCCGGGATGCAGGGCGACGCAGACCGCCTCCCGGTGCGTCCGCCCCAGTTCGATCGCCGCACAGCGCACGAGCTGGTTCAGCGCCGCCTTCGACGCGCGGTAGGCGTACCAGCCGCCGATCCGGTTGTCCGAGATCGAGCCGACCCGGGCCGACAGGGTGGCGAACACCGCCTTGCCCGCGCGCGGCAGCAGCGGCAGGAAATGCTTCATCAGCAGGGCCGGGCCGGTGGCGTTCAGGGCGAAGGCGCGGGCGAGGTGTTCGGGGTCGAGCTGGCGCCAGGATTTCTCCGGCTGGAACCGGTCGTCGTGCAGGAACCCGGTGGCGTCGACGATCAGCCGGGGCGCGGCGTCGGCGTCCCGCAGGCGGTCGGCGGCGGCGGCGATCGACGCCTCGTCCAGCAGGTCGAGCGGTGGGTCGCCGCGCCGGGACAGGCCGATCGTGCGCTCGAAGCGGCCGCTGGCATCGATCGCGGACAGAAGGGCGGCGCCGATGCCGCCGGACGCGCCGACGACCACGGCCGTCCCCGAGGCGGGGAAGGAGGAAAGCTGTGTCATGCGGCGACGGAGATGGGGGCCGCCCGCCCGCCGTCAAGCGCCGGACGACGGTTTCGCGTTGTGGCGCCGCCGGCCGTCTTGACCGGCTCCCCGATCGGAGACCCGCTATTCCCGGCGCATCCAGAGCCGGGTGACGACCCACAGAACGATGCCGATGCCGATGAGGACCGCGGCGATGCCGTACTGGGCGGGGTCCCGGCCGGTCCACGGCCCCACGAGAAACGCGCAGGTCACCGCTCCGGCAATCGCGACCCAGGTCGGCGTGCGGAAATGGTCGTGCTCCACCTTGTCCTTGCGCAGGACCAGCACGGCGATGTTGACCACCGTGAACACGCCGAGCAGCAGCAGGGCCGTGGTGCCGCCGAGCTGCGGCACCGCGCCGACGAAGGTGATCAGGCCGGCCGCCAGCACGGTGGTGAACAGGATGGCGGTCACCGGGGTCCGGCGTTTGCGGTTCACCTTGCCGAGCACGCCGGGCAGCACGCCCTCCTCGCTCATCCCGTAGATCAGGCGGCTGGCCATCAGCAGGTTGATCAGGGCGGAGTTGCCGACCGCGATCATGGTGATCAGGCCGAAGATCCACGGCGGAAAGCCGGGGGCGCCGGCCTCCACCACTTTCAGCAGCGGCGTGTCGCCCTCCGACAGCTGGTCCAGCGGGACGATGGAGACCGCGACCACTGAGACCAGGACATAGAGGATCGCCGCGATGATCAGGCCGGCGAACAGCATCTTGGGGAAGTTCCGGCCCGGATCCTTGGTCTCCTCCGCCATGTTGACCGAGTCCTCGAACCCGACCATGGCGAAGAAGGCCAGGGTGGTCCCGGCGATCACCGG
It includes:
- a CDS encoding SDR family oxidoreductase yields the protein MTQLSSFPASGTAVVVGASGGIGAALLSAIDASGRFERTIGLSRRGDPPLDLLDEASIAAAADRLRDADAAPRLIVDATGFLHDDRFQPEKSWRQLDPEHLARAFALNATGPALLMKHFLPLLPRAGKAVFATLSARVGSISDNRIGGWYAYRASKAALNQLVRCAAIELGRTHREAVCVALHPGTVDTGLSAPFAKAGLEVRPPETAAAELLAVVDGLTPARSGELVDQKGETVGF
- a CDS encoding APC family permease, with product MSDVTEQDSTPRADRDKPKLKRAIGPGLLLLFIVGDVLGTGIYALTGKVAEEVGGIVWLPFLVAFVVAALTACSYLELVTKYPKAAGAALYTEKAFGIHFVTFLVAFAVMSSGLTSSSTAARAFAENFSNGFGLELGGWMITLIGLGFVAAIALINMRGVGESVLVNAVFTCIELTGLIIILVIGMLVFGAGDVDIGKAFDFDTGEDGVFWPVIAGTTLAFFAMVGFEDSVNMAEETKDPGRNFPKMLFAGLIIAAILYVLVSVVAVSIVPLDQLSEGDTPLLKVVEAGAPGFPPWIFGLITMIAVGNSALINLLMASRLIYGMSEEGVLPGVLGKVNRKRRTPVTAILFTTVLAAGLITFVGAVPQLGGTTALLLLGVFTVVNIAVLVLRKDKVEHDHFRTPTWVAIAGAVTCAFLVGPWTGRDPAQYGIAAVLIGIGIVLWVVTRLWMRRE